The Myxococcales bacterium genomic sequence GTGAATGGACTGCCGACTCCCTAAGAAGCAGCTAAGTAGCCAAGAAGCCGAATCACGGACTTCTGTCATCTCACGTTCGAGGGCATTGCCTTTGCGCAGTTTGCGTAATGTGTGTAGTGGTCGAATTCCATGAAACAACGTCGTTCACCGGTGCGGCCCCGGGATGCCGCGAGTTTGGTGATGGTGCGCAAACATCGAGGCCAGCCTCAAGTCCTGATGGGGAAGCGTCCTGCAAAAGACCGCTTCATGCCCGACGTGTACGTGTTTCCAGGCGGTCGAGTGGAAAACTCCGATGCGAGCCTGGTCGCGGGTACTGAGCTGCCGGATCGAGAACTCGTGCGCACTGCCGCACGCGCAACCCGCCGACGCGCGCGAATGCTGGCTGTGGCGGCCGTTCGCGAAACCTTCGAAGAAACGGGTCTGTTGGTCGGCAAGCGGGTTGCCGGCGAGATCCGGCCCGACCTCGATCGCCTTCGGCTCATCGCCCGGGCCATCACCCCAACCGATTCACCGATCCGATACGACGCTCGCTTTTTCCTGGTCCCGGGCGAGCTTGCGAAAGGCCGCCTGCGGAGCAATGGCGAACTACTCGATCTTTGCTGGTTCAGTTTCGAGCAGGCCCGCAAGCTTCCCATCATCTCGGTTACGGAACTGGTTCTCGATGAAGCGCTGTATCGTCTCGCCCGCCGACCGTTCCGCGGAATTCCGTTGATTTTCTGGCGGGGCGAAGCGACCCAGGTGCGATACCGACGCGAGTTCGGCTGACGCAGGTCGTGGGGCTTTTCCGGACACTCGTAAACGGCTCGACCAGCGAATCGAATTTCTCGCCCGGCAAGTTCGGCAAGCGGGCTGCTAGCATGCGCGAGTCGTATTGGCCCGGGCAGGGAAGGAAGAACATGAACGACAAGATTGCGCTGATTACCGGAGTCACCGGTCAGGACGGGTCTTATCTCGCTGAATTGCTCCTGGACAAGGGATATGACGTCCACGGAATCGCGCGGAGGACGTCGCTCTTCAATCGCGCCCGGGTAGAAGACCGAGTTCGGCAGGCGCGAAAGGACGGCCAGGTTTACGAACTTCACTACGGGGACATGGGAGATTCCAGCAGCATCAATCGTATCCTCGGCAAGGTGCGACCGACCGAGTTGTACAATCTGGCGGCCCAGTCCCATGTGGGCGTGTCCTTTGATCAGCCCGAGTACACCTCGGACGTGGATGCGACCGGGGTGTTGCGGCTCCTCGAAGGGATTCGTTCCCTCGACTTGACGAGTCGGTTCTACCAAGCGTCAACTTCCGAACTCTTCGGCAAGGCCGAGGAAGTGCCGCAATCCGAGTCGACTCCCTTCCATCCGCGATCGCCCTATGGAGTGGCCAAGCTGTACGGATACTGGATCGTGCGCAACTACCGCGAAGCGTATGGGATGCACGCGAGCAACGGGATCCTCTTCAATCACGAGTCCCCGAGACGGGGTGAGAACTTTGTCACGCGAAAGGTGACGCTCGGGCTGGCGCGCATCAGGGCGGGTATGCAGCAGACCTTGTCGATGGGCAACATGGATGCGAAACGCGATTGGGGCTACGCAAAAGACTTCGTCGAGATGATGTGGATGATGCTGCAATGCGATGAGCCCGGGGACTACGTCGTGGCCACGGGCGAAACCCACACCGTGCGCGAATTCATCGTCAGCGCGGCACGAATCGCCGGCATGGGCATCGAATGGGAAGGCAGCGGCGTGGACGAAGTAGGGCGAGACGACAAGTCGGGCAAGGTGATCGTCGACATCGACCGGCGGTTCTACCGCCCGGCCGAAGTCGATATTCTGCTCGGCGATCCCACCAAGGCCAAACAGCGCCTCGGTTGGGAGCCCAAGGTCAAGTTCCAGGAACTGGTCGAAATCATGATGAAGGCCGATCTCGATCTACTTGCTCGCTAGCTCGGCCGTGGCGACAATCAGGTCGGAGTCGTCGTCGAGCGGGGATCCGTCGTAGTTTCCGGCGAGCGACACGAGCCGCAGGCCGGCTGCATCGAGCAGGGGTGCGATCTGGTCGCTCAGCAGATAGCGGTGTGCCAGGGGTGCGGCGACCGAATACCCACCTTGGCGAGGTTCGTACGTGTAGACGACGTCGAGTCGTTGTTCGTCGCGTGACCAGTCGGCCTGTTCCACCACCTGGTATGCGACGCCGTCGTGGACGATGTTGGCGACTTCGTCATCGTCAGAAGCGTCGCCTTTGTTTGTCGGAAGTTCGCGATGAAAAGCATCGGCTGAGTATGCGTCGAAAATGAGGCGCCCCCCCGGCTCGAGATGGTCGGCGATACGCTGGAAGCACGAGCGCACTTCGCCCTCCGAGAGCAGACAATACAATCCGCTGTAGGGAATCAAGATGCGATCGAATTTGCAGCGGAACGCAAAGCGTCGCATGTCCCCTTGCACGAGTTCGACGCGATCGCCAGGGCGCAGGCGGTTTCTGGCGAGATTGAGCAACGCCGGGTTCATGTCCAGGCCAACCAGCCGGCGATCCTCGCCGGCGAGAGTCTCGAGTACACGGCCGTATCCGCAACCGAGTTCGAGGAGGCTTTCTGCGCCTCGACACTGCTCGCGATAAAAGGCCAGATCTCCGGGATTCCCGGTGTGGAGCTTTGCATACAACTCCGCGGGACATGGCTTTTCCATCTGTGAAAGTTAGAAGCCCTGTTGAAATCTGCTAGCGCATGGAGAAGGAAATCTGAATCAAATCCAATCAAACTGCAAGAATCCAGCCCTGCGTGAGTAGAGGTGTGCGGCTACGCAATCCCGCGGCGGAGCGGCTGTAAAACGGTTCACTTTTTCTCCGGTTGGACGAATTAAACCAGTGACATGCTGCCGCGTGCGCCAACACAACACATTGCGGCATATCGAAAAATTGAGCTTGAAGCCGTGGGTTGGATCGACGCTGCAATGGATGATGGAGTGGTGAGATGGCAAATGGTGCGAAGACCCTGGGGTCGGTCAAACTAGGCACGAAGGGTGGATTGAGCGGCGAGGATCTGAGGCGATTCGGTCTCGAAATGAATCCGTTCTCGTCGAATCACGATTCCAAATTCCTTTTGCGCAGCAGTCCCCTGCGGCGCGCACTGAAGGCACTCCGCGGATTTTTGGATGCGGAGACCAGGCTGATGGTCATCGTGGGCGAACCCGGGGTTGGCAAAACTGCTGCGATCGACGCGATGTCGAGGGAGATCAAGGACGGCATTCGAACCGCGCGCATTATGAATCCGCCATCGAGCTGGAGTGAGCTTGGGCAGGAGATTGGCGAGCAACTCAAACTGAGTCGGGGGCGTCTTTCGCCCGGAAGCATGGTTGCAGATCAAGTGCCCGCGCAAACCTATCGAGTGATCGTGGATCGCGCCGAGCAATTGGGTGAAGATTCGGTCAAACACCTCGGCGCATATCTCGACCTGAAGGCCAGCGAAGGCAGGCAGGTGCATCGGCTCCAGATCGTGTTGGTAGCCCGAGAGGTTACGAGCGCTCCAGTGTTTACCTGGCTTTCGGATCGCGCCCACTCGCGCATCGAACTTGCCCCGCTCCAGCCCGAACAGACCCGAGACTATGTGGATCGGCGCGTACAAATCGCGCAACTCATTGCGACCCCGATCTTTTCGAGTGACGCGCTGGATCGCATCGCCGATGCCGCGGGAGGCAACCCGAGAAGCATCAACCGCTTGTGCTCTGCGGCGCTCACCCTGGCAGCCTCGCGTGGAAGCAGCACGGTCGACGCAGAGACGGTCGGCACGGCATCCAGGCGTCTGGATGGAGGCGCGTCTCCAGCGGCAGCCAGCGCAATCAAGTCTTCGGCGCCAGCCGCCGCCATGCCAGCTCCCGAAGTCAATCGAAACCTCCCGCCCGATTCCTTCGATGAACTCTTGGAGGAGCCATCGGTCTCGACCCGTGTCGCGGTGCTGGGAACGGAAGCCTCTAAATCCAACGGCCGCTCCCATGCGGCGTTGGCCGTCATCTGTGTCGTACTGTTGGGCGTGATCGCTGGAGGCGCAGCCTTCTTGTACTTCAACCCGCCGCCGCCGCCTGAACCGCCCATTGTCCAAATCATCGAAGTCCCGGTGGAAAAGATCGTAGAGGTCCCCGTCGAGGTTCTGGTCGAAGTGGTGAAGATCGTTGAAGTCGAAGTTCCGGTGAAGCCCAAACCTCGGGCTCCCAAGCCCCAGCCCAAAAAGATTGCCAAGGTCGTAAAAGTCGCACCGCCCCCCGCAAAGCCGGCTCCCATACCCGAGGTCGTACCGAAGAAGCCCGAATTGGGACCCATTCCCCCCGCGGCTACGGTGCTCGATCGCGCCTTCGCAAAATCGTATCCCGGAGACCACACCCGGATGGTCGAGATTTTCCAGCACGGACAAGACGGGGTGACGTTGACGCAGACCCTCAAGCTCGCCCGAATCAAGCGCAAGTCGCGCACGCTCACGATCGGCGTGTTGACCGGGGATGTGAGCAGCGACGTCCACGAGGTTGAAAGTCGTTTTCTCAGCATCGAGACTGGGGCGCTTGAAGACGAGCGCTTTGGTTATCGCCCGGCGAGCGGAACGGTCGAACACCTGAAGGGTGGCCGGGGAGAAGATCCGTTCTACGGAAATTCGTTTCACTACGACGACTTTCGCGTCCGACAGTCGAAACACTATCTGATTCACAGCATCGAGCGGACCCAGATTGAAGATCAATATTTTTACTCGGTATCTGCGAAGCCGCGCTTCCGGGCAGCGTACGAGCGGGTCGACTTCATCGTCGATTCGCAGGACTACGCCCT encodes the following:
- a CDS encoding NUDIX domain-containing protein, with product MKQRRSPVRPRDAASLVMVRKHRGQPQVLMGKRPAKDRFMPDVYVFPGGRVENSDASLVAGTELPDRELVRTAARATRRRARMLAVAAVRETFEETGLLVGKRVAGEIRPDLDRLRLIARAITPTDSPIRYDARFFLVPGELAKGRLRSNGELLDLCWFSFEQARKLPIISVTELVLDEALYRLARRPFRGIPLIFWRGEATQVRYRREFG
- the gmd gene encoding GDP-mannose 4,6-dehydratase, with the protein product MNDKIALITGVTGQDGSYLAELLLDKGYDVHGIARRTSLFNRARVEDRVRQARKDGQVYELHYGDMGDSSSINRILGKVRPTELYNLAAQSHVGVSFDQPEYTSDVDATGVLRLLEGIRSLDLTSRFYQASTSELFGKAEEVPQSESTPFHPRSPYGVAKLYGYWIVRNYREAYGMHASNGILFNHESPRRGENFVTRKVTLGLARIRAGMQQTLSMGNMDAKRDWGYAKDFVEMMWMMLQCDEPGDYVVATGETHTVREFIVSAARIAGMGIEWEGSGVDEVGRDDKSGKVIVDIDRRFYRPAEVDILLGDPTKAKQRLGWEPKVKFQELVEIMMKADLDLLAR
- a CDS encoding class I SAM-dependent methyltransferase, which codes for MEKPCPAELYAKLHTGNPGDLAFYREQCRGAESLLELGCGYGRVLETLAGEDRRLVGLDMNPALLNLARNRLRPGDRVELVQGDMRRFAFRCKFDRILIPYSGLYCLLSEGEVRSCFQRIADHLEPGGRLIFDAYSADAFHRELPTNKGDASDDDEVANIVHDGVAYQVVEQADWSRDEQRLDVVYTYEPRQGGYSVAAPLAHRYLLSDQIAPLLDAAGLRLVSLAGNYDGSPLDDDSDLIVATAELASK
- a CDS encoding outer membrane lipoprotein-sorting protein produces the protein MANGAKTLGSVKLGTKGGLSGEDLRRFGLEMNPFSSNHDSKFLLRSSPLRRALKALRGFLDAETRLMVIVGEPGVGKTAAIDAMSREIKDGIRTARIMNPPSSWSELGQEIGEQLKLSRGRLSPGSMVADQVPAQTYRVIVDRAEQLGEDSVKHLGAYLDLKASEGRQVHRLQIVLVAREVTSAPVFTWLSDRAHSRIELAPLQPEQTRDYVDRRVQIAQLIATPIFSSDALDRIADAAGGNPRSINRLCSAALTLAASRGSSTVDAETVGTASRRLDGGASPAAASAIKSSAPAAAMPAPEVNRNLPPDSFDELLEEPSVSTRVAVLGTEASKSNGRSHAALAVICVVLLGVIAGGAAFLYFNPPPPPEPPIVQIIEVPVEKIVEVPVEVLVEVVKIVEVEVPVKPKPRAPKPQPKKIAKVVKVAPPPAKPAPIPEVVPKKPELGPIPPAATVLDRAFAKSYPGDHTRMVEIFQHGQDGVTLTQTLKLARIKRKSRTLTIGVLTGDVSSDVHEVESRFLSIETGALEDERFGYRPASGTVEHLKGGRGEDPFYGNSFHYDDFRVRQSKHYLIHSIERTQIEDQYFYSVSAKPRFRAAYERVDFIVDSQDYALVEIHFFQGLGLRPYRILQYPRSDMKAIGRGLVPMRMISRDFRANRIDEARVVKVKPGNRLDPKLFTLTRMRDAKFEIPNL